A region of Patescibacteria group bacterium DNA encodes the following proteins:
- a CDS encoding co-chaperone GroES, whose protein sequence is MNIKPLSDYILIEPVTAEEKTKSGIFLPETAEKERPEQGTVVAVGAGKKTSSGKILSMDVKIGDRVLFTKYGPNEIEIDGKEYLIAREDDILAILE, encoded by the coding sequence ATGAATATCAAACCATTATCTGACTATATTTTAATTGAACCAGTTACTGCTGAAGAAAAAACAAAAAGCGGTATATTTTTGCCAGAAACAGCGGAGAAAGAGAGGCCAGAACAAGGGACTGTTGTGGCAGTTGGCGCAGGGAAGAAAACATCTTCTGGAAAAATTCTTTCTATGGATGTAAAAATCGGAGATAGGGTCTTGTTTACTAAATATGGCCCAAATGAGATTGAAATAGACGGAAAAGAATATTTAATCGCTAGAGAAGATGATATACTCGCAATTTTAGAATAA
- the dnaG gene encoding DNA primase, with translation MDSVINEIKEKLDIVDVISSYIKLEKTGANHRALCPFHSEKKPSFFVSPTRQIWSCFGCGAKGDVFAFVKEIEGVEFGDALRILAKRAGVELKRQDPQIQTARKRIYDICEIATKFFEKQLHSSSTGKEAKEYLLKRGLNEESITKWRVGFAPDSWDSLMKFLQQNGYSVGEIKRAGLILESEKGKVYDRFRSRIIFPIFDLNSQTVGFGGRAFGKDDAQETAKYLNIPNTVLYNKSQVLYGLNQAKIPIRKNEGCILVEGYTDVIMSHQAGVQNVVATSGTALTPFQLAILKRYSNNLITAFDMDIAGDSATKRGIDLAQAQGFNIKVAVLPDTKDPADMATEDPEAWKKFINEARSIVEFYFDSAFSRFDVKNHDEKRKISEILIPILKKIQNKIEQSSWVKELANRLMVSEASVEEELNKYVPGQVIAETTQKTCNRESKKSRRDIIQERALSLLLNYPAGFALIQDQLLDCLSPEIKEIIIKIKETKSKDFKQADFSEQDKDFLDFLSLKGEVAVEAEDKEVDVADEIMVCLKEIECLTIKERLEELSNKIRIAEQENKKDEAEELCKKFHQLTESLSKNHSEKYNPIQEIDD, from the coding sequence ATGGATTCAGTAATCAATGAAATCAAAGAAAAGCTTGATATTGTTGATGTAATTTCAAGTTATATAAAACTTGAAAAAACAGGGGCTAATCATAGAGCCCTTTGTCCTTTTCATTCAGAAAAAAAGCCGTCTTTTTTTGTAAGCCCTACTCGCCAAATATGGTCCTGCTTTGGATGTGGAGCCAAAGGTGACGTCTTTGCTTTTGTAAAAGAAATTGAGGGCGTTGAGTTCGGGGATGCCTTGCGTATCCTTGCTAAAAGAGCGGGAGTGGAATTAAAAAGGCAGGACCCTCAAATTCAGACAGCGAGAAAAAGGATTTACGATATTTGCGAAATAGCAACTAAATTTTTTGAGAAACAACTCCATTCAAGTTCAACAGGGAAGGAAGCAAAAGAGTATCTTTTAAAGAGAGGGTTGAACGAGGAGTCAATAACAAAATGGCGGGTTGGGTTTGCCCCTGATTCTTGGGATAGCTTAATGAAATTTTTACAACAAAATGGCTATTCAGTAGGAGAGATAAAAAGAGCGGGATTAATTTTGGAAAGCGAAAAGGGAAAGGTTTATGACCGATTCCGTTCACGGATAATTTTTCCGATTTTTGATTTGAATTCCCAGACAGTGGGTTTTGGGGGTAGGGCTTTCGGCAAAGACGATGCGCAAGAAACAGCCAAGTATCTGAATATTCCCAATACTGTTCTTTACAACAAAAGTCAGGTACTCTATGGTCTGAATCAGGCAAAAATTCCAATCAGAAAAAATGAAGGATGTATTTTAGTTGAGGGCTATACTGATGTGATAATGTCTCATCAAGCAGGGGTTCAAAATGTAGTAGCCACTTCCGGCACAGCATTAACGCCTTTCCAGCTTGCGATTTTGAAAAGATATTCCAACAACTTGATTACTGCTTTTGATATGGATATTGCCGGAGATTCAGCTACAAAAAGAGGAATTGATTTGGCGCAGGCGCAGGGATTTAATATAAAGGTGGCTGTCTTGCCGGATACGAAAGACCCTGCAGATATGGCGACAGAAGACCCAGAGGCGTGGAAAAAGTTTATCAATGAAGCTCGCTCAATAGTTGAATTCTATTTTGACAGCGCGTTTTCTAGATTTGATGTTAAAAATCATGATGAGAAAAGGAAAATTTCTGAAATACTTATTCCTATATTAAAAAAGATTCAGAATAAAATTGAACAATCGTCTTGGGTTAAGGAATTGGCTAATCGCTTGATGGTAAGCGAAGCAAGCGTTGAAGAAGAGCTGAATAAATATGTTCCAGGTCAAGTGATTGCGGAAACCACGCAAAAAACTTGCAATAGAGAGAGCAAGAAATCAAGGAGAGATATTATTCAAGAAAGAGCCCTGTCGTTATTATTGAATTATCCTGCGGGATTTGCGTTGATACAAGACCAGCTTCTTGATTGCTTGTCTCCCGAAATCAAAGAAATTATTATTAAAATTAAGGAAACTAAATCAAAAGATTTTAAACAAGCCGATTTTTCAGAACAAGATAAAGATTTTTTGGATTTTCTATCACTCAAAGGGGAGGTGGCAGTAGAGGCAGAAGACAAGGAAGTGGATGTGGCAGACGAAATAATGGTTTGCCTAAAAGAGATAGAATGTCTTACAATTAAAGAGCGACTTGAAGAATTGTCCAATAAAATTAGGATTGCGGAACAAGAGAATAAGAAAGACGAAGCAGAGGAGTTATGTAAAAAATTCCATCAACTTACCGAGAGTTTATCTAAAAATCATAGCGAAAAATATAATCCAATACAAGAAATTGATGATTAG
- a CDS encoding phage holin family protein has protein sequence MNGFLFQAIAGMLGVYLTSEFIAGVQFVGTRKIFLLIGLIFGIINYFIKPILNFLLFPVRLLTFGLIGLVINIAIVWFVSYVLFPNNFQISGTVPLAITTLIIWASSFFFYLLAKRSWKKQRYDD, from the coding sequence ATGAATGGTTTTTTGTTCCAAGCCATAGCCGGAATGCTCGGCGTTTATCTGACATCCGAATTTATTGCAGGAGTCCAATTTGTCGGTACCCGCAAGATTTTTCTTTTAATCGGTCTAATATTCGGCATAATCAACTATTTTATCAAACCGATTCTGAATTTCCTGCTCTTCCCTGTCCGGCTATTGACTTTTGGCCTGATTGGGTTAGTAATAAATATTGCAATTGTCTGGTTTGTTTCGTATGTTTTATTTCCGAACAATTTCCAAATATCAGGTACAGTCCCGTTAGCAATAACCACATTAATCATCTGGGCTTCAAGCTTTTTCTTTTATCTGCTTGCAAAGCGCAGCTGGAAAAAACAAAGATATGACGATTAA
- the groL gene encoding chaperonin GroEL (60 kDa chaperone family; promotes refolding of misfolded polypeptides especially under stressful conditions; forms two stacked rings of heptamers to form a barrel-shaped 14mer; ends can be capped by GroES; misfolded proteins enter the barrel where they are refolded when GroES binds), whose protein sequence is MAKNILYSEVARKKLKAGVDKLANAVKVTLGPRGRNVILDKGFGSPTITNDGVTIAKEIELEDRVENLGAEIVKEVASKVNDMAGDGTTTATVLAQAIIGEGIKNVAAGANPLALKKGIEMASKRVVEFLKEISKPMAGKEDIAKVATIAAEDSELGNMIADVIDGAGKDGVVTIEESKTFGLQKEIVKGLQIDRGYISPYMITDAEHMRAELDEPYILITDKKISSIKEIIPILEKIAQTGKKDIVIIAEDLDGEALATLLVNKIRGVFNALAVKAPGFGDRKKEILEDIACLVGAKVISEDIGLKIENAEIEMLGQARKVVATKDDTTIVEGKGSKEETESRIAQIKKQLEVADSEFEKDKLQERLAKLAGGVAVIKVGAPTEVEQKLKQHKAEDALSAARSALEEGIVPGGGVALIEATKVLANLEIAEKGELAKDIQTGIDILKKAIEAPARQIAHNAGVDAGVVIARIKGSQELDFGFNAQTLRFENLVQSGIIDPTKVVRSALENAVSAAATFLTTEVAITDKPENKDNNPMSQGNPYEDF, encoded by the coding sequence ATGGCAAAGAATATTTTATACTCCGAGGTTGCTCGGAAAAAATTGAAAGCTGGCGTTGATAAATTGGCAAACGCTGTAAAAGTAACTCTTGGTCCGAGAGGCAGGAATGTTATTCTGGATAAGGGTTTCGGCTCTCCAACCATCACCAACGATGGAGTCACTATTGCCAAGGAGATTGAATTGGAAGACAGGGTTGAAAATCTTGGCGCAGAGATTGTGAAAGAAGTTGCTTCCAAAGTAAATGATATGGCAGGGGACGGCACCACCACAGCCACTGTTTTGGCTCAAGCCATTATTGGCGAAGGAATTAAAAATGTGGCTGCTGGAGCCAATCCATTAGCTCTTAAAAAGGGGATTGAAATGGCATCTAAAAGAGTTGTTGAATTTTTAAAGGAAATTTCAAAGCCAATGGCAGGCAAGGAAGACATTGCCAAGGTTGCCACTATTGCGGCAGAGGACTCTGAACTCGGCAATATGATTGCGGATGTAATAGACGGGGCAGGCAAAGACGGAGTGGTGACCATAGAAGAGTCAAAAACATTTGGTTTGCAAAAAGAAATTGTTAAAGGTCTTCAGATTGACAGGGGATATATTTCTCCATATATGATAACCGATGCCGAGCATATGAGAGCAGAGCTAGATGAGCCATACATATTAATAACTGATAAGAAAATTTCATCCATAAAAGAGATTATTCCAATCTTGGAGAAAATCGCCCAGACAGGCAAAAAAGATATTGTGATTATTGCCGAAGACCTTGATGGAGAAGCGTTAGCAACATTGCTTGTTAATAAAATTAGGGGAGTATTCAATGCTTTAGCAGTAAAAGCCCCCGGGTTTGGCGATAGAAAGAAAGAAATACTTGAAGATATTGCCTGTTTAGTCGGGGCTAAGGTGATTTCAGAAGACATTGGGTTGAAAATTGAAAATGCGGAAATTGAAATGCTCGGGCAGGCGAGAAAAGTTGTTGCTACTAAAGACGACACAACAATTGTGGAAGGAAAGGGTAGTAAGGAGGAAACAGAATCTCGAATTGCCCAAATTAAAAAGCAATTAGAAGTCGCTGACTCGGAATTTGAAAAAGATAAACTGCAGGAACGGTTGGCAAAATTAGCCGGTGGCGTGGCTGTGATTAAAGTTGGTGCTCCGACTGAAGTGGAGCAGAAATTAAAACAACACAAAGCAGAAGATGCTTTGTCAGCAGCTCGCTCTGCGCTTGAAGAGGGAATCGTTCCAGGCGGAGGTGTTGCTCTAATAGAAGCAACCAAGGTCTTGGCTAATCTTGAAATTGCTGAAAAAGGAGAATTAGCTAAAGATATCCAGACAGGAATTGATATTCTTAAAAAAGCGATTGAGGCGCCAGCAAGACAGATTGCCCATAATGCCGGGGTGGATGCAGGGGTTGTTATTGCCAGAATCAAAGGAAGTCAGGAGCTGGATTTTGGATTCAATGCCCAGACATTAAGATTTGAAAATCTTGTCCAATCAGGAATCATTGACCCAACCAAGGTCGTGAGGTCTGCTTTGGAAAATGCAGTGTCTGCTGCTGCCACATTTTTAACAACAGAGGTGGCTATTACAGATAAGCCAGAGAATAAGGATAATAATCCTATGTCCCAAGGCAATCCTTACGAAGATTTTTAA
- a CDS encoding LemA family protein, translating into MSTLLIVIIAVLALSFLGIAGLFNRFVVLRNRTKEAWADIDVQLKRRYNLIPNLVNTVKGYAQHERELFEKVTQARAQAMGAQGAGDKAKAENMLSSTLKSLFAVVENYPDLKASDNFKHLQEELTDTEDKVQAARRFYNGNVKELNIKVESFPSNIIARMFNFNKMDLFELTVPEEREAPKVAF; encoded by the coding sequence ATGAGTACATTGCTAATCGTTATTATAGCGGTTTTGGCTCTGTCATTTTTAGGCATAGCAGGGTTGTTCAATCGTTTTGTTGTGCTTCGCAACAGAACAAAAGAGGCATGGGCAGATATTGATGTCCAATTGAAAAGGAGATACAACCTGATTCCCAATTTAGTCAATACTGTAAAAGGATATGCCCAGCATGAGAGAGAGCTTTTTGAAAAAGTAACGCAGGCAAGAGCGCAGGCAATGGGCGCGCAAGGAGCAGGAGACAAAGCGAAAGCGGAAAATATGTTGTCAAGCACATTAAAGTCCCTTTTTGCTGTTGTAGAGAATTATCCTGACTTGAAAGCGTCAGACAATTTTAAGCATCTTCAAGAGGAATTAACTGACACCGAAGACAAGGTTCAGGCAGCCAGAAGATTCTATAATGGAAATGTCAAAGAGCTTAATATCAAAGTTGAAAGTTTTCCTTCAAATATAATCGCGAGAATGTTCAACTTCAACAAAATGGACCTTTTTGAACTTACAGTTCCAGAAGAGAGAGAAGCACCGAAAGTAGCGTTCTAA
- a CDS encoding M48 family metallopeptidase: protein MTSYNVAESNVRKTWLLLTVFLILVIGVGWIFSYVMESPGILYFAVGFSIFMSFSSYWYSDKIVLSLAGAKLIEKSDNPTLYRIVENLCITAGLPFPKVYIINESQPNAFATGRNKKHAVVAVTQGLLEKLEKSELEGVIAHELSHIKNKDMLLQTMVVVLVGIIALVSNMFLRMGFLGRGRRDSRGGVGAILAILGIVSAILAPIAANLIKLAISRKREFLADANGALITRYPEGLAKALEKIAQDPSPLRKANSATAHLYISNPFRGEKSQGWFTRLFMTHPPTEERIKALMGLKI from the coding sequence ATGACTTCCTACAATGTCGCTGAATCCAATGTCCGCAAGACATGGCTTTTACTAACCGTGTTTTTAATTTTGGTCATAGGAGTGGGATGGATTTTTAGTTATGTTATGGAAAGTCCGGGAATCTTGTATTTTGCTGTTGGCTTTAGTATTTTTATGAGCTTCAGCAGTTATTGGTATTCTGATAAAATTGTGTTATCGTTGGCAGGGGCAAAATTGATTGAGAAATCAGATAATCCTACCTTATATAGAATAGTTGAAAATCTCTGCATCACTGCCGGCCTTCCTTTTCCGAAAGTTTATATTATAAACGAAAGCCAGCCAAATGCTTTTGCCACAGGCAGAAACAAGAAACACGCAGTAGTGGCAGTGACGCAAGGGCTTTTGGAGAAATTGGAAAAATCAGAACTTGAGGGAGTGATTGCTCATGAGCTTTCTCACATAAAGAATAAGGATATGCTTTTACAGACAATGGTGGTGGTGCTTGTTGGTATCATTGCCTTGGTTTCAAATATGTTTTTAAGAATGGGATTTTTAGGTAGGGGGCGAAGGGATTCGCGTGGAGGGGTTGGCGCGATTTTAGCAATTTTGGGAATTGTTTCAGCGATTTTAGCGCCCATAGCAGCCAACTTAATAAAACTTGCGATTTCAAGAAAGCGGGAATTTTTAGCAGACGCAAACGGAGCTTTAATAACTCGCTATCCTGAGGGCTTGGCAAAAGCGCTTGAAAAGATTGCCCAAGACCCGAGTCCATTGAGAAAAGCCAATAGCGCCACAGCGCATTTATATATTTCCAATCCTTTCCGCGGGGAGAAATCGCAGGGCTGGTTTACAAGATTATTTATGACCCACCCGCCAACAGAGGAACGCATCAAAGCATTAATGGGTCTAAAGATTTAA
- a CDS encoding glycosyltransferase family 2 protein: MKTAAIIPAYNEEMGLGDVLDVVVNHPLIGEVIVVDDGSTDSTPIIAKEHNASRIIILNENIGKGKALDIGVKNTEAEVILFLDADLIGFKQIHITNLIKPVIDGECEMTVGAIDRSKLSPALNRKLSRIESPFSGMRAIKRSVWDIVPDEYKNKFYIETAITYLAKKKRIKVKPLVLAGVTHITKEKKMGFWKGHLARWKMHWNIVQASVLLRIKRAKKYGFSNQ, translated from the coding sequence ATGAAAACTGCAGCGATTATACCGGCATATAATGAAGAAATGGGATTAGGAGATGTTTTAGATGTGGTTGTCAATCACCCCTTAATAGGCGAGGTTATTGTGGTGGATGATGGCTCTACTGATTCCACGCCAATAATAGCCAAAGAGCATAATGCTTCGCGGATTATTATCCTTAATGAGAATATCGGAAAAGGCAAGGCGTTGGATATTGGAGTCAAGAACACAGAGGCAGAAGTTATTCTTTTCCTTGATGCTGATTTAATAGGATTTAAGCAGATACATATAACCAATCTAATTAAGCCGGTTATTGACGGAGAGTGTGAAATGACTGTTGGAGCGATTGACAGGTCAAAATTGAGTCCTGCTCTTAATAGGAAATTAAGCAGGATAGAATCGCCGTTCTCTGGGATGAGAGCCATCAAGAGAAGCGTCTGGGATATAGTGCCTGATGAGTATAAAAATAAATTCTATATTGAAACTGCGATTACTTATCTTGCTAAGAAAAAAAGGATTAAAGTAAAGCCATTAGTTTTAGCTGGCGTGACACATATTACAAAAGAAAAGAAAATGGGTTTTTGGAAAGGGCATTTAGCAAGATGGAAAATGCATTGGAATATTGTTCAGGCAAGCGTATTATTAAGGATAAAAAGGGCAAAGAAATATGGATTCAGTAATCAATGA
- the secG gene encoding preprotein translocase subunit SecG: protein MTINILAILQIVVSVLLVAGILLQQRGSAIGSAFGQEGGAFYGSRRGMEKKIFWATVSLGALFIILAILNLIF from the coding sequence ATGACGATTAATATACTCGCTATTCTTCAAATTGTTGTTTCAGTCCTCTTGGTAGCTGGAATCCTGCTCCAGCAAAGGGGCTCGGCAATCGGGTCTGCTTTTGGACAAGAAGGTGGCGCATTCTATGGCTCCAGAAGAGGAATGGAGAAAAAAATATTTTGGGCAACAGTCTCGTTGGGCGCACTATTTATAATCTTGGCTATTCTAAATCTAATTTTTTAG
- a CDS encoding NYN domain-containing protein, whose translation MFLLQQKFIDDVRKRNYDVHTKPVKIMKLSIDVSSIPINSPALLENFIRKPLLKEFNLETIEILNKKLKELNNGGIRFIQDKKCNFDVEIGRDMLIDYDKNGIENFILWSGDSDFSDPIDQLLKDGKKVVVFSTARRVSIEISDTGVRIFEIKKIRDFICWPKESQKDPFQGP comes from the coding sequence TTGTTTTTGCTCCAGCAAAAATTTATAGATGATGTCAGGAAAAGAAATTATGATGTTCATACCAAGCCAGTCAAGATAATGAAATTATCAATAGATGTTTCTAGTATACCGATAAATTCACCGGCATTACTCGAGAACTTCATAAGAAAACCATTATTGAAAGAATTTAATCTTGAGACAATAGAAATATTGAATAAAAAATTGAAAGAGTTAAACAATGGGGGTATTAGATTTATCCAGGACAAGAAATGCAATTTTGATGTTGAGATAGGCAGAGATATGTTGATTGATTATGACAAAAACGGTATAGAAAATTTCATCTTATGGAGCGGAGATAGTGATTTTTCTGACCCGATTGATCAATTATTAAAAGATGGGAAGAAGGTTGTGGTTTTTTCGACGGCCAGAAGGGTTTCAATAGAAATATCTGATACCGGAGTAAGGATATTTGAAATTAAAAAAATTAGAGATTTTATTTGTTGGCCAAAGGAAAGCCAAAAGGACCCCTTTCAGGGCCCTTAA